From a single Populus nigra chromosome 18, ddPopNigr1.1, whole genome shotgun sequence genomic region:
- the LOC133678089 gene encoding geranylgeranyl diphosphate reductase, chloroplastic, whose product MASSVVFKSFTGLRHSSQEHPKVLHSHTNPISSFSYRRFRITASKSSPKLQNRNLRVAVIGGGPAGGAAAETLAKGGIETYLIERKLDNCKPCGGAIPLCMVGEFDLPLDIIDRRVTKMKMISPSNVAVDIGRTLKPHEYIGMVRREVLDAYLRERASTNGAKVINGLFLKMDIPKKGSENINSPYVLHYTEYDGKKGGTGERKTLEVDVVIGADGANSRVAKSIDAGDYDYAIAFQERIKIPSDKMVYYENLAEMYVGDDVSPDFYGWVFPKCDHVAVGTGTVTHKGDIKKFQLATRNRARDKILGGKIIRVEAHPIPEHPRPRRLSGRVALVGDAAGYVTKCSGEGIYFAAKSGRMCAEAIVEGSGNGKRMVDESDLRKYLEKWDKTYWPTYKVLDVLQKVFYRSNPAREAFVEMCADEYVQKMTFDSYLYKRVVPGNPLEDLKLAVNTIGSLVRANALRREMDKLSA is encoded by the exons ATGGCTTCTTCCGTTGTCTTCAAATCCTTCACCGGACTCCGGCACTCCTCCCAGGAACATCCCAAAGTACTCCATTCCCACACAAACCCCATATCCTCTTTCTCATACCGCCGCTTTCGAATCACAGCCAGCAAGTCTAGTCCGAAGCTCCAAAACCGCAACCTCCGAGTAGCCGTCATCGGCGGCGGTCCTGCCGGTGGTGCCGCTGCAGAAACATTAGCCAAAGGAGGCATTGAAACATACCTCATCGAACGAAAGCTGGACAACTGCAAGCCATGCGGTGGTGCCATCCCTTTGTGCATGGTGGGTGAGTTCGACCTCCCACTGGACATTATAGATCGGAGAGTGACCAAGATGAAGATGATCTCTCCTTCTAATGTAGCCGTTGATATTGGACGAACTTTGAAGCCTCACGAGTACATTGGCATGGTGAGGCGTGAGGTGCTTGATGCTTACTTGAGAGAAAGAGCATCAACGAATGGGGCTAAAGTGATAAATGGTTTGTTCTTGAAAATGGACATTCCTAAAAAAGGTagtgaaaatattaattcacCCTATGTCTTGCATTATACTGAGTATGATGGGAAGAAAGGTGGAACTGGAGAGAGGAAAACTTTGGAGGTTGATGTGGTTATTGGAGCTGATGGGGCAAATTCGCGTGTCGCCAAGTCCATTGATGCTGGTGATTATGACTACGCTATTGCTTTTCAG GAGAGAATTAAAATCCCCAGTGATAAAATGGTGTACTATGAGAATTTAGCTGAGATGTATGTTGGTGACGATGTATCACCAGATTTCTACGGGTGGGTCTTCCCCAAATGTGACCATGTTGCTGTTGGAACTGGCACGGTGACACACAAAggtgacataaaaaaatttcaactagCCACAAGAAACAGAGCCAGGGACAAGATCCTTGGTGGTAAGATTATACGAGTGGAAGCACACCCAATACCAGAACACCCCCGGCCTCGCAGATTATCAGGGAGGGTAGCGTTAGTGGGTGATGCAGCTGGGTATGTAACCAAATGCTCCGGTGAGGGTATCTATTTTGCAGCTAAAAGTGGTAGAATGTGCGCGGAGGCAATAGTTGAGGGTTCTGGAAATGGCAAGAGGATGGTGGATGAAAGTGACCTGAGGAAATATCTGGAGAAATGGGACAAGACATACTGGCCTACATACAAGGTGTTGGATGTGTTGCAGAAAGTTTTCTATAGATCAAACCCAGCAAGAGAAGCTTTTGTGGAGATGTGCGCAGATGAGTACGTGCAGAAGATGACATTTGATAGCTATTTGTACAAGAGGGTAGTGCCTGGGAACCCCTTGGAGGATTTGAAGTTAGCTGTGAATACCATTGGGAGCTTGGTGAGGGCTAACGCACTCAGAAGGGAAATGGACAAGCTTAGTGCATGA